The Lactobacillus sp. CBA3605 genome contains a region encoding:
- a CDS encoding zinc-dependent alcohol dehydrogenase family protein has protein sequence MKTAVFIEPGKMVAQDLPKATIKAPTDAVLKVVRACVCGSDLWWYRGLAKRPANSPAGHEAIGIVESVGAEVTNVQPGDFVIAPFTHGCGHCAACLAGFDGDCQNNTDSEVVGYQGEYLRFTNANWALVKIPGQPADYTDDQLNDLLTLSDVMATGYHAAISAEVKAGDTVVVMGDGAVGLCGVIAAKLLGAKRIIAMSRHADRQQLAQEFGATDIVAERGTDAVDRVMALTAGAGADAVLECVGTAQSVDTAVKVGRAGAVVGRVGVPQKAEMNTNNLFWKNIGLRGGIAAVTTADRQVLLDAVLKGAIHPGKVFTQRFDLDHIQDAYTAMDQRTAIKSLLVISD, from the coding sequence ATGAAAACAGCAGTATTTATTGAACCTGGTAAAATGGTGGCACAAGATTTACCTAAAGCGACGATTAAAGCGCCAACAGATGCCGTCTTAAAGGTGGTCCGGGCCTGTGTCTGTGGTTCCGACCTTTGGTGGTATCGGGGCCTGGCCAAGCGACCAGCTAATAGTCCCGCCGGCCACGAAGCGATTGGGATTGTTGAAAGTGTTGGGGCTGAAGTGACGAATGTGCAACCTGGTGATTTTGTGATTGCACCATTTACCCATGGTTGTGGACATTGTGCTGCTTGTCTAGCTGGTTTTGATGGTGATTGCCAAAATAATACCGATTCAGAAGTTGTCGGTTACCAAGGTGAATATTTACGGTTTACGAACGCTAATTGGGCTTTAGTCAAGATTCCCGGCCAACCCGCTGATTATACTGATGACCAATTAAATGATTTATTAACGTTATCCGATGTGATGGCGACGGGTTATCATGCGGCTATTAGTGCGGAAGTTAAGGCTGGTGATACCGTAGTCGTTATGGGTGATGGTGCCGTTGGCTTATGTGGGGTGATTGCGGCTAAATTATTGGGTGCTAAGCGGATTATTGCGATGAGCCGGCATGCTGATCGTCAACAATTAGCGCAAGAATTTGGCGCGACTGATATTGTTGCCGAACGCGGAACTGACGCAGTTGACCGGGTCATGGCGTTAACTGCTGGTGCCGGCGCTGATGCTGTTTTGGAATGTGTTGGAACGGCGCAATCAGTTGATACGGCAGTCAAAGTGGGCCGAGCCGGCGCAGTTGTTGGTCGTGTTGGGGTACCACAAAAAGCTGAGATGAATACGAATAACCTTTTTTGGAAAAATATCGGCTTACGTGGTGGGATTGCCGCAGTAACGACCGCTGATCGGCAAGTCTTATTAGACGCTGTTTTAAAGGGCGCCATTCATCCGGGCAAGGTCTTTACACAACGCTTTGATTTAGACCATATTCAAGACGCTTATACAGCGATGGACCAACGAACGGCCATTAAATCATTGTTAGTGATTAGTGACTAA
- the yaaA gene encoding peroxide stress protein YaaA, with amino-acid sequence MKIIIAPAKKMLVDTDTFAVAALPLYLTHTQLILQALRRLSYPAAKTLWHCSDRLAQINYDWLQHLELTQNLTPALFSFSGIQYQYMAPDIFTAPALAYCQENLRLLSGFYGSLRPFDGVVPYRLEFQAKLSVAGTNNLYDFWGDRLYQALQLGPTEPVINLASEEYAKAIYPYMQPQQPFITIVFASLVNGKLKTKATLAKMARGAMVRFLAEHQVTDIATIQQFDHPDYYFDSAHSTATRLVFCYKK; translated from the coding sequence ATTAAAATTATTATTGCGCCCGCTAAAAAGATGCTCGTGGATACCGACACCTTTGCCGTTGCTGCCTTACCGCTGTATTTAACCCACACCCAACTTATCTTGCAGGCTTTACGCCGCTTATCCTATCCAGCTGCCAAAACCCTGTGGCATTGTAGCGATCGGCTCGCCCAAATCAACTACGACTGGCTGCAACACTTAGAACTAACTCAGAACTTGACGCCCGCCCTGTTCAGCTTTAGCGGTATTCAGTATCAGTATATGGCTCCAGACATTTTTACGGCTCCGGCCTTAGCTTATTGTCAGGAAAACTTACGGCTCTTGTCTGGTTTCTACGGCAGCCTACGCCCCTTTGATGGCGTCGTACCCTATCGGTTGGAATTTCAAGCCAAATTGTCGGTTGCGGGAACTAACAATCTTTATGATTTTTGGGGTGACCGCCTCTATCAAGCCTTACAATTGGGGCCAACTGAGCCCGTAATTAACTTAGCCTCTGAAGAGTACGCTAAGGCCATCTACCCTTACATGCAGCCGCAACAACCCTTTATCACGATTGTCTTTGCCAGCTTAGTTAACGGCAAGTTAAAGACTAAAGCCACCTTGGCCAAAATGGCCCGTGGCGCAATGGTGCGCTTTCTTGCCGAACACCAAGTGACTGACATTGCCACTATTCAGCAGTTCGATCATCCTGACTACTATTTTGATTCGGCCCATTCAACAGCTACCCGTCTCGTCTTTTGCTATAAAAAATAG